Below is a window of Halomicrobium mukohataei DSM 12286 DNA.
GGTGATGGCTACCCGGGGATAAAACGGTGCTGTTTCACTGTAGTACACCGTCGGACGGACGGATCGACCACAGACAGCGGGCAGTTCTGGCGGCGGCCAGCGTTGCACGCGTCAGAAAATATAAGGAGTCATTATACACACTGTAGACTTCCTATTGTATGGTCATACATATAGCCAAGTTTTACGAGTACCCTCGGGGGAGTAGCGTGTATGAGCACGATTCAGGAGGAGACGAAGCCCGCGGCGTTCACCCAGACGGAGTTTCGCGAGCAGCTCCGCGAACTCCCGCCGAGCGCGAAGCTCGTCGCGAAGGTCCTGGAGACCGACGCGCCGCTGTCCCAGGGGCAACTGGCCGAGGCGTCGCTGTTGCCCGACCGGACGGTCCGCTACGCGTTGAACCGACTCGAAGAGTGTGAGCTGGTCGACTCCCGGTACAGCTTCAACGACGCTCGCAAGCAGGTCTACTTCCTCACCAACTGATTTCGTACGGTTTCTTGTAGTTGCTTACCGGTGATCGTCGCCACGGAGTAGACGATCACCGGTAAATCGCTACAATAATCCGTATCCGTCGCTCCTCCCTGGGGTGGGTATGGAGCGGATCAGCGTCCCCGTCGCGACGCGCGCGCCGAGCGGACAGACGAACGCGTACGTCCTCGGCCGCGACC
It encodes the following:
- a CDS encoding helix-turn-helix domain-containing protein; translation: MSTIQEETKPAAFTQTEFREQLRELPPSAKLVAKVLETDAPLSQGQLAEASLLPDRTVRYALNRLEECELVDSRYSFNDARKQVYFLTN